A window of Cydia pomonella isolate Wapato2018A chromosome 22, ilCydPomo1, whole genome shotgun sequence contains these coding sequences:
- the LOC133530330 gene encoding origin recognition complex subunit 5 produces MEEIYKKVPCRENQLSELFNLLGDYDEPLPCALFISGSMATGKSLCVNTALRHLGYKQIIINCIECYSPKIIYESILCDLSEDEADTKCDSLQELVNGLNRVGKKQIRHEPIVLMFDKAERLRTMDHSIMSAFLRLRELCNLNVCTIFISHIIYDNFYFKMGAREPITLYFNNYNKEELFKIIFLYHKSFIHHLLTSYDVHKDVQVELEKPELFANFLNAFLSVFYRPCRDLIELQHMARVNFVKYCEPIIKNEIQAHDLPKLWRHISPILKTSLELLYLRISSSAPNEPSPGKENNDWVQKTYNFENTLKEELTSTKTFAQSFELPYYAKYLLIAAYLASYNPPKEDKRLFMKNHGKQRKRMQQVKAKAKIAEKLNTQLGPKVFTLDRLLAIFYAILEEKIGLTSNLLAQIATLVELKLIAGSKEIDLDTAKYKCIVGYDFISAVAQTVGFNVRKYLYDFM; encoded by the coding sequence atggAGGAAATATACAAAAAAGTTCCGTGCAGAGAGAACCAGTTAAGTGAACTGTTTAACCTCCTCGGCGACTACGACGAGCCTTTACCATGTGCGCTATTTATCTCCGGAAGTATGGCCACAGGGAAGAGTCTGTGCGTGAACACAGCCCTCCGTCATTTGGGCTATAAACAAATCATTATCAACTGTATTGAGTGTTATTCTCCTAAAATAATTTACGAGAGCATCTTATGTGATCTCAGCGAAGACGAGGCGGACACGAAATGTGATTCTTTACAGGAACTTGTTAACGGTTTGAATCGCGTCGGGAAGAAACAAATCCGCCATGAACCGATCGTATTAATGTTTGATAAGGCTGAGAGGCTTCGTACTATGGACCATAGCATAATGAGCGCGTTCCTTAGACTGCGAGAACTCTGTAACCTCAATGtttgtacaattttcatttcACATATAATTTATGACAATTTCTACTTTAAAATGGGCGCTCGAGAGCCAATCACGCTATATttcaacaattataataaagaaGAACTCTTCAAGATCATATTTCTGTATCACAAATCATTTATACACCATTTGTTAACCAGTTACGATGTGCATAAAGATGTTCAGGTTGAGTTAGAGAAACCGGAGCTATTTGCAAACTTTCTAAACGCTTTTTTGAGCGTATTCTACCGTCCGTGTCGAGATCTGATCGAATTACAACACATGGCTCGAGTAAACTTTGTTAAATACTGTGAACCAATCATTAAAAACGAAATACAAGCACATGATCTACCGAAATTATGGAGGCATATATCACCAATATTAAAGACTAGTTTGGAATTGTTATATTTACGTATAAGCTCGTCAGCTCCAAACGAACCTTCTCCAGGAAAAGAAAACAATGACTGGGTGCAAAAGACATACAATTTTGAAAACACATTAAAAGAAGAACTTACATCAACAAAAACATTCGCTCAAAGCTTCGAGCTGCCATACTACGCTAAATACCTTCTCATAGCTGCTTATCTAGCTAGCTATAACCCTCCTAAAGAAGACAAGCGTCTGTTCATGAAGAATCATGGAAAACAAAGAAAAAGGATGCAGCAAGTGAAAGCTAAAGCGAAAATTGCAGAGAAACTGAATACACAGCTCGGACCAAAGGTGTTCACTTTAGACAGACTATTGGCCATTTTCTACGCGATTTTAGAGGAAAAGATTGGTCTCACGAGTAACTTATTAGCTCAAATAGCTACGCTTGTTGAGTTGAAACTGATTGCCGGTAGTAAAGAAATCGATCTCGATACAGCCAAGTATAAATGCATTGTGGGTTATGATTTCATTTCAGCTGTGGCCCAAACTGTTGGTTTTAATGTTAGGAAGTATTTGTACGATTTTATGTAA
- the LOC133530326 gene encoding probable aminopeptidase NPEPL1 isoform X2, with product MLILRTFSAYISAFKQHPALVSVRIMSNSAVSVKFRWGLSASDPEEQPTLIVGQVAHLNALTWHDVRCKLEPRVTEEAWKRGLSCVSTSPGECVELWPRGAGLASLPARRSRHAAPSRSHALAKLVRSWHRTPREHEYVVLICRKRDVYASAVAVARCYPQYSARSGPGPLGAAADAPLARTVYVEIQLAGEDQREGELEDEGIGPLDPSLLDNTLSTEELAAIQAAADSTRLAAKIADTPCNIMNVDKFIEEACHVAKELDLPEPTIIRGEELKARGMGGLHGVGRAARCPPALVALSYTVPGVDKSVAWVGKGIVYDTGGLSIKARTSMVGMKGDCAGAAAVLGAFAAAVQAKPTVNLHAVLCLAENAVGPDATRPDDIHQLYSGRTVEINNTDAEGRLVLSDGVVYAQRDLKADTIVDVATLTGAQGTATGKYHAALLSNSARLERRCVAAGLRAGDLAHALPFAPELHFTEFSSCVADMKNSVADRNNAQPSCAGLFVLAQLGFDFPGAWLHVDMAAPAHSGERATGYGVALLTVLFGACTHNKLLRALCPPDSC from the exons TTCGCATTATGTCGAACTCGGCGGTCAGCGTCAAGTTCCGCTGGGGCCTCTCGGCCTCAGACCCTGAGGAACAACCCACCCTCATAGTGGGTCAGGTGGCCCATCTTAACGCGCTGACTTGGCATGATGTGCGGTGCAAGCTTGAACCACGAGTTACTGAAGAG GCATGGAAACGCGGTCTCTCCTGCGTCTCCACGTCCCCCGGCGAATGCGTGGAGCTGTGGCCCCGCGGCGCCGGCCTCGCGTCGTTGCCAGCTCGCCGCTCGCGACACGCCGCTCCGTCTCGCTCGCACGCGCTCGCTAAACTTGTGCGCTCGTGGCATAGGACGCCGAGGGAACATGAATACGTTGTG cTGATCTGTCGCAAACGCGACGTGTACGCGAGCGCCGTGGCGGTGGCGCGCTGCTACCCGCAGTACAGCGCGCGCTCGGGGCCCGGCCCgctcggcgccgccgccgacgcGCCGCTCGCCCGGACCGTGTACGTCGAGATACAGCTCGCCGGCGAGGACCAGAGGG AAGGCGAACTTGAAGACGAAGGCATTGGCCCACTTGATCCCTCCCTGCTAGACAACACGTTGTCCACTGAAGAGCTAGCTGCCATCCAGGCGGCTGCGGATTCTACCCGCCTCGCTGCTAAAATTGCGGATACACCGTGTAATATCATGAATGTGGATAAATTCATCGAG GAAGCCTGCCATGTAGCCAAAGAGCTGGACCTCCCCGAACCTACCATTATCCGCGGTGAGGAACTCAAGGCGCGCGGCATGGGCGGCCTGCACGGCGTCGGCCGCGCCGCCCGCTGCCCGCCCGCCCTGGTGGCCCTGTCCTACACCGTGCCCGGGGTCGACAAGAGTGTGGCCTGGGTCGGCAAGGGCATCGTCTATGACACTGGCGGTCTTAGCATCAAGGCAAGG ACCTCCATGGTGGGCATGAAGGGCGActgcgcgggcgcggcggccgtGCTGGGAGCCTTCGCGGCGGCCGTGCAAGCCAAGCCCACCGTGAACCTGCACGCCGTGCTTTGCTTGGCTGAAAATGCCGTCGGCCCTGATGCTACTAG ACCTGACGATATCCACCAGCTGTATTCGGGCCGCACCGTGGAAATCAACAACACCGATGCTGAAG GCCGGCTCGTGCTGAGCGACGGCGTGGTGTACGCGCAGCGGGACCTGAAGGCCGACACCATCGTGGACGTGGCCACGCTCACCGGAGCACAG GGCACCGCGACGGGCAAGTACCACGCCGCGCTGCTGTCCAACAGCGCCAGGCTGGAGCGGCGCTGCGTGGCGGCGGGGCTGCGCGCCGGGGACTTGGCGCACGCGCTGCCCTTCGCGCCCGAGCTGCACTTCACCGAGTTCAGCTCCTGCGTCGCCGACATGAAGAATAGCGTCGCG GACCGCAACAACGCGCAGCCGTCGTGCGCCGGGCTGTTCGTGCTGGCGCAGCTCGGGTTCGACTTCCCCGGCGCCTGGCTGCACGTCGACATGGCGGCGCCGGCACACTCC GGCGAGCGGGCCACCGGGTACGGCGTGGCGCTTCTCACGGTGCTGTTCGGCGCCTGCACGCACAACAAGCTGCTGCGCGCGCTCTGCCCGCCCGACTCCTGCTAa
- the LOC133530326 gene encoding probable cytosol aminopeptidase isoform X1 yields MNVDKLIEVSVARSLPRQTLSSEELAAIQASADSTRLAAKIADTPCNIMNVDKFIEVSVAISLPRQTLSSEELAAIQAAADSTRLAAKIADTPCNIMNVDKLIEVSVARSLPRQTLSSEELAAIQAAADSTRLAAKIADTPCNIMNVDKLIEVSVARSLPRQTLSSEELAAIQASADSTRLAAKIADTPCNIMNVDKFIEVSVAISLPRQTLSSEELAAIQAAADSTRLAAKIADTPCNIMNVDKLIEVSVARSLPRQTLSSEELAAIQAAADSTRLAAKIADTPCNIMNVDKLIEVSVARSLPRQTLSSEELAAIQAAADSTRLAAKIADTPCNIMNVDKLIEVSVARSLPRQTLSSEELAAIQAAADSTRLAAKIADTPWNIMNVDKFIEEACHVAKELDLPEPTIIRGEELKARGMGGLHGVGRAARCPPALVALSYTVPGVDKSVAWVGKGIVYDTGGLSIKARTSMVGMKGDCAGAAAVLGAFAAAVQAKPTVNLHAVLCLAENAVGPDATRPDDIHQLYSGRTVEINNTDAEGRLVLSDGVVYAQRDLKADTIVDVATLTGAQGTATGKYHAALLSNSARLERRCVAAGLRAGDLAHALPFAPELHFTEFSSCVADMKNSVAVSTTSTTRAAVQQRQAGAALRGGGAARRGLGARAALRARAALHRVQLLRRRHEE; encoded by the exons ATGAACGTGGATAAATTAATCGAGGTTAGTGTTGCTAGATCCCTCCCTAGACAAACGTTGTCCAGTGAAGAGCTAGCTGCCATCCAGGCGTCTGCGGATTCTACCCGTCTCGCTGCTAAAATTGCGGACACACCGTGTAATATCATGAACGTGGATAAATTCATCGAGGTTAGTGTTGCTATATCCCTCCCTAGACAAACGTTGTCCAGTGAAGAGCTAGCTGCCATCCAGGCGGCTGCGGATTCTACCCGCCTCGCTGCTAAAATTGCGGATACACCGTGTAATATCATGAACGTGGATAAATTAATCGAGGTTAGTGTTGCTAGATCCCTCCCTAGACAAACGTTGTCCAGTGAAGAGCTAGCTGCCATCCAGGCGGCTGCGGATTCTACCCGCCTCGCTGCTAAAATTGCGGATACACCATGTAATATCATGAACGTGGATAAATTAATCGAGGTTAGTGTTGCTAGATCCCTCCCTAGACAAACGTTGTCCAGTGAAGAGCTAGCTGCCATCCAGGCGTCTGCGGATTCTACCCGTCTCGCTGCTAAAATTGCGGACACACCGTGTAATATCATGAACGTGGATAAATTCATCGAGGTTAGTGTTGCTATATCCCTCCCTAGACAAACGTTGTCCAGTGAAGAGCTAGCTGCCATCCAGGCGGCTGCGGATTCTACCCGCCTCGCTGCTAAAATTGCGGATACACCGTGTAATATCATGAACGTGGATAAATTAATCGAGGTTAGTGTTGCTAGATCCCTCCCTAGACAAACGTTGTCCAGTGAAGAGCTAGCTGCCATCCAGGCGGCTGCGGATTCTACCCGCCTCGCTGCTAAAATTGCGGATACACCATGTAATATCATGAACGTGGATAAATTAATCGAGGTTAGTGTTGCTAGATCCCTCCCTAGACAAACGTTGTCCAGTGAAGAGCTAGCTGCCATCCAGGCGGCTGCGGATTCTACCCGCCTCGCTGCTAAAATTGCGGATACACCATGTAATATCATGAACGTGGATAAATTAATCGAGGTTAGTGTTGCTAGATCCCTCCCTAGACAAACGTTGTCCAGTGAAGAGCTAGCTGCCATCCAGGCGGCTGCGGATTCTACCCGCCTCGCTGCTAAAATTGCGGACACACCGTGGAATATCATGAATGTGGATAAATTCATCGAG GAAGCCTGCCATGTAGCCAAAGAGCTGGACCTCCCCGAACCTACCATTATCCGCGGTGAGGAACTCAAGGCGCGCGGCATGGGCGGCCTGCACGGCGTCGGCCGCGCCGCCCGCTGCCCGCCCGCCCTGGTGGCCCTGTCCTACACCGTGCCCGGGGTCGACAAGAGTGTGGCCTGGGTCGGCAAGGGCATCGTCTATGACACTGGCGGTCTTAGCATCAAGGCAAGG ACCTCCATGGTGGGCATGAAGGGCGActgcgcgggcgcggcggccgtGCTGGGAGCCTTCGCGGCGGCCGTGCAAGCCAAGCCCACCGTGAACCTGCACGCCGTGCTTTGCTTGGCTGAAAATGCCGTCGGCCCTGATGCTACTAG ACCTGACGATATCCACCAGCTGTATTCGGGCCGCACCGTGGAAATCAACAACACCGATGCTGAAG GCCGGCTCGTGCTGAGCGACGGCGTGGTGTACGCGCAGCGGGACCTGAAGGCCGACACCATCGTGGACGTGGCCACGCTCACCGGAGCACAG GGCACCGCGACGGGCAAGTACCACGCCGCGCTGCTGTCCAACAGCGCCAGGCTGGAGCGGCGCTGCGTGGCGGCGGGGCTGCGCGCCGGGGACTTGGCGCACGCGCTGCCCTTCGCGCCCGAGCTGCACTTCACCGAGTTCAGCTCCTGCGTCGCCGACATGAAGAATAGCGTCGCGGTGAGTACCACAAGTACCACCCGCGCTGCTGTCCAACAGCGCCAGGCTGGAGCGGCGCTGCGTGGCGGCGGGGCTGCGCGCCGGGGACTTGGCGCACGCGCTGCCCTTCGCGCCCGAGCTGCACTTCACCGAGTTCAGCTCCTGCGTCGCCGACATGAAGAATAG